The following are encoded in a window of Carya illinoinensis cultivar Pawnee chromosome 15, C.illinoinensisPawnee_v1, whole genome shotgun sequence genomic DNA:
- the LOC122296997 gene encoding uncharacterized protein LOC122296997, producing the protein MPFFVNNSEVDGKVWLFWAEEVDFELSSCSDQAISGWFSFGSRRLFASFVYASCFRDKRVELWEYLRLQNPQGLPWLVGGDFNIIRSDSEKVGGVFQAPRAKMAMDFNNCINDCALLDIHSKGNRLSWCNGRLGGRRIWARLDCILVNVQFLNEFEGAGLCYLPRTSSDHSPMVLNFSTQREQYMKPFRFLRIWGTHEGFLPLVKSCWDKAS; encoded by the coding sequence ATGccattttttgttaataattcaGAAGTGGATGGGAAAGTTTGGCTTTTTTGGGCAGAGGAGGTGGATTTTGAGCTGTCTTCATGTTCGGATCAAGCTATTTCAGGATGGTTTTCATTTGGGTCGAGACGTTTGTTTGCTTCTTTTGTGTATGCTAGTTGCTTCCGGGATAAAAGGGTTGAATTATGGGAATATCTCAGGcttcaaaatcctcaagggttACCATGGTTGGTTGGcggagattttaatattattcgtagCGATAGTGAAAAAGTAGGAGGGGTGTTTCAGGCACCTCGGGCAAAGATGGCCATGGATTTTAATAATTGCATTAATGATTGTGCATTATTGGATATTCATTCGAAAGGAAACCGATTGTCATGGTGTAATGGAAGGCTTGGTGGTAGGAGGATTTGGGCGAGATTAGACTGTATTCTGGTGAATGTGCAATTTCTAAATGAGTTTGAGGGAGCTGGTTTGTGTTATCTGCCTCGGACATCTTCTGATCATTCGCCTATGGTGCTTAATTTTTCCACTCAACGAGAACAATATATGAAGCCTTTTCGATTTCTCCGTATTTGGGGTACACATGAGGGATTTCTTCCTTTGGTCAAAAGTTGTTGGGATAAGGCGAGTTAa